The following proteins are encoded in a genomic region of Methylobacterium tardum:
- a CDS encoding cation diffusion facilitator family transporter, whose translation MGHGHAHGGGHGHSHGGGIPSGSAAARNKGRLAWALALTLTYMFAEVVGGLLTGSLALLADAAHMVTDAGGLALSLLAIHYAGKAPTPGKSFGYMRFEILAALANAVVLLGVTVYILFEAYRRFVEPTEILGWPMMLVALVGLGVNLASMRLLSGGSSESLNVKGAYFEVFSDMLGSLGVIVAALVVMWTGVRWVDPLVGAGIGLFIVPRTWRLLSEALHILLEGTPPGVDLAALKAEIEAMPGVRRAYDLHAWTLTSGFDAMSGHVVVGDPAGGPAVIRAVRGLMKERHGIEHVTVQVEDEALAAEGAHLPV comes from the coding sequence CTCGGCGGCCGCCCGGAACAAGGGGCGCCTCGCCTGGGCATTGGCGCTGACCCTCACGTACATGTTCGCCGAGGTGGTGGGCGGCCTGCTCACCGGCAGCCTGGCGTTGCTCGCGGACGCCGCGCACATGGTCACCGACGCGGGCGGTCTCGCCCTGTCGCTGCTCGCCATCCACTACGCGGGCAAGGCCCCGACGCCGGGCAAGAGCTTCGGCTACATGCGCTTCGAGATCCTGGCGGCGCTCGCGAACGCCGTCGTGCTGCTCGGGGTGACCGTCTACATCCTCTTCGAGGCCTACCGCCGCTTCGTCGAGCCGACCGAGATCCTCGGCTGGCCGATGATGCTGGTGGCGCTCGTCGGCCTCGGCGTCAACCTCGCCAGCATGCGACTTCTGTCGGGCGGATCGTCCGAGAGCCTCAACGTCAAGGGTGCCTACTTCGAGGTCTTCTCCGACATGCTGGGCTCGCTCGGCGTCATCGTCGCGGCGCTCGTGGTGATGTGGACCGGCGTTCGCTGGGTGGACCCGCTGGTCGGGGCCGGCATCGGGCTGTTCATCGTCCCGCGGACGTGGCGCCTGCTGAGCGAGGCCCTGCACATCCTGCTGGAGGGGACGCCCCCGGGCGTCGACCTCGCGGCCCTGAAGGCCGAGATCGAGGCGATGCCGGGCGTCCGGCGCGCCTACGACCTGCACGCGTGGACGCTCACCTCCGGGTTCGACGCGATGAGCGGCCACGTGGTGGTCGGCGACCCCGCCGGCGGTCCCGCCGTCATCCGGGCCGTCCGCGGGCTGATGAAGGAGCGGCACGGCATCGAGCACGTCACGGTCCAGGTCGAGGACGAGGCGCTCGCGGCCGAGGGCGCGCACCTGCCGGTGTGA